The segment GAACACCTGTATGTTGAAAGCCCCTATCCGAAGATCTTTCGCATCGGATGCTGAACCCTCAAATTCAGGTGTTGCTGTAGTATCACCCACATTATCCATATCATCGATATCAGATGGAATACTTACCACAGGTTCGTTGACTTTATCCAAATCGTTCAACTCGGATTCTATCTCTTCTATCGCACCTGATACCTCTGCTGCAGCCGTAGCGATCTCATCCACAGACCCTGCAAGGTCTTCAGTGGAATCCGTACAGCCGGAAGATACCAGGAATATTGCTAAAAATAAGATCAGGATTGTTTTTTGTAACATTTCTATACTCCTTTTTTGGAAGTATAGATTTTTAGTTATTATATTATATTAAAGTTATTAAATTGTTGAAAAAAGAATATATTTAGCTTGAAGAAACTGCATAAATGAAGTAACAAGTACAAGCTTTTCAAAGATCCGAGCATCCCTGATAAATAAGTAAATAAATAGGCAGAATAAGGAGAGCTTACTCCTTATTCCACCATAATATCCTAACATGAATTAGGATCAAAATCAGGATGGCAAGGTCATGATCATCTTCAAATGATCAGATAGAAGCTTATCTTCCACCTTCCCCGGAGGAACTCAGATAAACAAGAGCTTCCTGCGTCCTCTGGAATATAAGTACCTCTTTTTCCTTTACCATTTCACTAAGAGCCGTATCGGAGTTGATAGCAGCCATTACTTCCGGCTGAACGCTTGTGAGATAGACATGATCCCCCAACTTATTACGGTTTAGAATAAAGCTTTTCAGCCTTTCTATACCCGTGGTATCGATAAAAGGAACATACCGCATTCTTATCACGACATGCTTCTTTCTCATATTGATCTGTTCATCGACCTTGTGCTCGAATACATTCATCGCTCCAAAGAAGAACGGACCATTGATCGTGTAGACGGCTACGTTATCATGAAGATATGGGTCGGAAAGTATCGTAGCATTGATCCCTTCTGATGGGTCATAGTTCTCCATGGTATGAATATCGATCATATTTGTCAGCCTTATGAACAGCAGTATTATTGAAAGGAACATGCCTGCCTGAATGGCAAATACAAGATCTGTCAGAACGGTCAGTGCAAAGGTCGAAAGCAGGACGAAGGTATCCATCTTGCTGATCCTCATGGTGGTTCTGATCTCTTCGATGTTGATCATTTTTATAGAGACCAGTATCAGGATACCTGCAAGATATGCCTTTGGTATGTACCTTGCAATTGGTCCGAAGAATATGAGAATAGCAAACAATATCAGAGAATGTATTACACCTGACATACGTGTCCTGGCGCCTTCCCTGATATTTACTGCACTTCTTGCAATTGCTGCCGTTGCAGGAATACCTGCAAAGAAAGGAAGAAGCACGTTTGCGATACCCTGACCGATGAGCTCTTTGTTACTGTTATGTTTCGTAGTTGTCATTGCATCACAGACCACAGCGCATAGAAGCGATTCTATGGTACCCAGCAAAGCTATCGTAAAGGCAGCCGGAAGAACAGCATATATGAGCTCAAGATCGAAGTTCAGCATGTGAAACTGCGGGATATTCCCCGGAATATCGCCTACTATGGGAACCTCAAGGTGGAAGTAATACGTAAGAACCACAGAGATCATTAGCGTCACAATGGATGCCGGGACGTTGTTCAGGTATCTTGACCCGGACAGTATCCTTGGAAGCAATAGCATCAGTGCAATGGTACCGCTAAAGATGAGGACAGCTGTGGTGTTCGCCATTCCAAGGGCTGCAAATACATCATAAACGGTTTCCCAGACATGTTCACGTGCAGGAAGTACAAGACCAAAGGAATTGGACAGCTGGCCGATCAGGATGATCACACCGATACCACTTGTAAAACCGGAGATCACGGGCAATGGGATATACTTCACCACTTTGCCCAGATTCATTATACCGAACAGTATCTGGAAGATACCTGCCAAAAAACCTGCAAGCAACAAACCTTCCACACCAAGAGTATTGACCGTTGAAAGGATTATAACGGTCATGGCACCAGTAGGGCCCGATATGGAATAACGTGAACCGCCAAAAGAGGAGACAAGGGCACCTGCAATTATTGCAGTATAAAGTCCCATAACAGGTTCTACCCCGGAAGCCAGAGCAAATGCAATTGCAAGAGGAAGCGCTACGACCGCAGTGATGAAACCTGCTTTAAGGTCGCTCAAAAACGATTCTTCAAAGTATTTTTTTATTTTATGTTCAGTTGTCATTAGATCAAGTCTTTAAATCGATTCATTTTTTGATTTATGAAGCACGAGATCGAAAAAAGCATCATACAGACATAGAAATGACTCAGGATACATGGACTAAACCTGTGGCTATCAAAGACCAGATCCAGAAAATCAGATGACTGATGCGTTAATTTCCACGGGCTCCATCACCGAGTACCAATTTTTTAAATGTAGCCGGTTGGTTGCGTTAGACATGCTACTGGCGTAAATAGTTTTTGGAACGATCTTTTTTATGGCATATGAAGTTCTGACAGGCATCATACCTCAAAAAGAGAAAAGTGGTGTTATGAAAGCTCAAAATAAAAATCAGAACATTAATATCTGAAAACCCTGTATCCCAAATCAATTCATGGACCTGGCGTCCACAGGAGAAAATATTAATGGAGATGACATCCGGAAACCAGAGTGTTGCGATCATAATAATATTATATCTGCTTTTTATGCTAACGATCGGTTTTTACTACTACAGAAGAACCGAGAACCTGTCCGACTATATTCTTGGTGGCAGGAAATTGAACAAATGGGTAACCGCTTTAAGCTCCCAGGCATCCGATATGAGCGGATGGCTGCTCCTGGGATTGCCCGGTTATGCATACCTTGCAGGAATGGAAGCGATATGGATCGCACTTGGCCTGGGAATCGGAACCTATCTCAACTGGAAGTTCGT is part of the Methanococcoides orientis genome and harbors:
- a CDS encoding SulP family inorganic anion transporter, giving the protein MTTEHKIKKYFEESFLSDLKAGFITAVVALPLAIAFALASGVEPVMGLYTAIIAGALVSSFGGSRYSISGPTGAMTVIILSTVNTLGVEGLLLAGFLAGIFQILFGIMNLGKVVKYIPLPVISGFTSGIGVIILIGQLSNSFGLVLPAREHVWETVYDVFAALGMANTTAVLIFSGTIALMLLLPRILSGSRYLNNVPASIVTLMISVVLTYYFHLEVPIVGDIPGNIPQFHMLNFDLELIYAVLPAAFTIALLGTIESLLCAVVCDAMTTTKHNSNKELIGQGIANVLLPFFAGIPATAAIARSAVNIREGARTRMSGVIHSLILFAILIFFGPIARYIPKAYLAGILILVSIKMINIEEIRTTMRISKMDTFVLLSTFALTVLTDLVFAIQAGMFLSIILLFIRLTNMIDIHTMENYDPSEGINATILSDPYLHDNVAVYTINGPFFFGAMNVFEHKVDEQINMRKKHVVIRMRYVPFIDTTGIERLKSFILNRNKLGDHVYLTSVQPEVMAAINSDTALSEMVKEKEVLIFQRTQEALVYLSSSGEGGR